One genomic window of Anaplasma centrale str. Israel includes the following:
- a CDS encoding proton-conducting transporter membrane subunit: MIGALKEHLVILQVIVPLLSAVVCSLLRSRVAWAQAISCGAVALSFFTALALFVQISNSGPVVYQVGGWGPPYGIELRVDLLSATMLLLVGFIGIMSVIYGVYPSRRELPANMVPRFYAAFLLAFGGMLGILVSHDVFNVYVFLEVASISSYVLVAVGNDKRAVASAFEYLIMGTVGATFYLIGIGFLYAATGTLNMSDMFTILQDAPINKAIQAGVLFVTLGLVVKAALFPFHGWMIKAYSTSPAFVTVFLSGTATKVMVYLIIRVVHNVFGTRLMFTELPFGTALLVLAAVATVLTSVIAALSRDMRDVLAYSSASNIGCIILAVCINTYSGLAAAVAYMVNHSIVKSALFMVSGGIAYHFDRCKTSSQYLNLSRALPHVTSAFVLLALSLVGMPPTVGFVAKWHMLSSFMDARAFTGLVVLSVGSVCSVIYTWRVVEHLYFSSAAGTAESCANDTALKTPRAMTLCIWIMAFFGFIAGAYPLPLTSISEQIAADLFFHPSNPL; this comes from the coding sequence GTGATTGGCGCCTTAAAGGAGCATCTGGTTATTTTGCAGGTGATTGTGCCGCTACTGTCGGCCGTTGTGTGCTCTTTGCTGCGCAGTAGGGTTGCATGGGCGCAAGCTATATCCTGCGGCGCGGTTGCTTTGTCCTTCTTTACAGCCCTAGCGCTGTTCGTTCAGATTAGCAATAGTGGCCCAGTTGTGTACCAAGTGGGCGGATGGGGCCCTCCTTACGGGATAGAGCTGCGGGTTGATTTGCTAAGCGCGACCATGCTGCTCTTGGTTGGGTTTATCGGCATCATGAGTGTGATTTATGGTGTATATCCCAGCCGCAGGGAACTTCCTGCAAACATGGTCCCCAGGTTTTACGCCGCGTTCCTGCTGGCGTTTGGGGGCATGCTCGGCATACTAGTCTCGCATGACGTGTTCAATGTTTACGTATTCTTGGAGGTCGCATCCATATCTTCTTACGTCTTGGTTGCTGTAGGGAACGACAAGCGCGCGGTTGCCTCCGCATTTGAGTATCTGATCATGGGCACGGTGGGCGCAACATTTTACCTAATAGGTATTGGGTTCTTGTACGCTGCCACTGGCACACTGAATATGAGTGATATGTTCACAATATTGCAGGACGCACCGATAAACAAAGCCATACAGGCGGGGGTTTTGTTCGTGACTTTAGGCCTGGTTGTGAAGGCTGCACTGTTTCCCTTTCATGGCTGGATGATCAAAGCTTATTCAACCTCACCCGCATTTGTGACCGTGTTTCTGTCGGGCACAGCCACGAAGGTGATGGTATACTTAATCATCAGAGTGGTGCACAATGTTTTCGGCACCCGGTTGATGTTTACTGAGCTACCCTTTGGCACCGCTTTGTTAGTCCTTGCTGCGGTTGCTACAGTGCTTACTTCCGTCATCGCGGCCTTGAGCAGGGATATGCGAGATGTGCTCGCATACTCTAGCGCCTCAAACATTGGTTGCATAATTCTCGCAGTTTGCATAAACACATACTCGGGGCTTGCCGCCGCTGTAGCTTATATGGTCAATCACAGTATCGTCAAATCCGCACTATTTATGGTTTCTGGGGGCATTGCCTACCACTTTGACAGATGCAAAACCAGCAGCCAGTACCTTAACCTCAGCAGGGCCTTGCCTCATGTCACTTCCGCTTTTGTGCTGCTGGCACTCAGCCTGGTTGGCATGCCGCCTACCGTGGGGTTTGTGGCAAAATGGCACATGCTCAGCTCGTTTATGGACGCGCGCGCCTTCACTGGGTTGGTAGTTCTGTCGGTTGGTTCCGTATGCTCCGTAATTTACACCTGGCGCGTGGTGGAACACCTGTATTTTTCTTCCGCCGCCGGCACGGCCGAGAGCTGCGCCAATGACACAGCCTTGAAGACGCCCAGGGCCATGACCCTTTGCATTTGGATCATGGCGTTTTTCGGGTTTATAGCCGGAGCTTACCCACTGCCGCTCACTTCAATTTCTGAGCAAAT